In Dehalococcoidia bacterium, the genomic window TCGACCAGCTTGTGAGCCGCCGCGTGTACTCCAATCGCAGCCAGGCGATTGAAGAGGCAGTGAATGAGAAACTGGCGAAGCTCCGCAGGACCCGTTTAGCTGAGGAGTGCGCCAAGCTTGACCCTCGTGAAGAGCAACGGTTGGCGGAGGAAGGACTCGCTGAGGACCTCAAGTCATGGCCGCCATATTGAGAGGGGAGGTCCGCTGGGCCGACTTGGACCCCGTCAGAGGACATGAGCAAGGGGGGCAGCGACCGGTCCTG contains:
- a CDS encoding ribbon-helix-helix domain-containing protein → MGKVKIAVTVDGRAIRELDQLVSRRVYSNRSQAIEEAVNEKLAKLRRTRLAEECAKLDPREEQRLAEEGLAEDLKSWPPY